In Cucurbita pepo subsp. pepo cultivar mu-cu-16 chromosome LG04, ASM280686v2, whole genome shotgun sequence, the following are encoded in one genomic region:
- the LOC111793251 gene encoding uncharacterized protein At3g27210-like, producing the protein MGSCVSIHRNSDSALKFRLSIGSKTNEMVIPPSPIKDNNALISGGAGGVGGVFVKSQRSPSQLGSKDEAFFDSRGWLDSDCEDDFYSVNGDFTPSRGNTPVHPSFSSGTPRINQVHVIANQTPIAVSEPSPTGKKKLAELFRDSSRKDSDIQAKPTLNELALQSNPEKSHVSRTNSVCSSSESTSNGDVWTEKERPVGSAQCCLPSLGPCRSFGDRRKKARSAIVV; encoded by the exons ATGGGTTCCTGTGTTTCAATCCATAGAAATTCCGATTCCGCTCTGAAATTCAGGCTCTCAATTGGGTCTAAAACGAATGAAATGGTAATTCCGCCGTCGCCGATCAAGGATAACAACGCCCTGATCAGCGGCGGTGCTGGCGGTGTAGGCGGTGTTTTTGTCAAATCTCAGAGGTCTCCTTCTCAATTAG GTAGCAAAGATGAAGCGTTTTTCGATTCCCGAGGCTGGTTGGATTCGGATTGTGAAGATGATTTCTATAGTGTCAATGGTG ACTTCACCCCTTCACGAGGAAACACTCCGGTACACCCCAGCTTCTCCTCCGGTACTCCTCGAATCAACCAAGTTCATGTCATCGCCAATCAAACTCCGATCGCCGTTTCCGAACCATCACCCACAGGAAAGAAGAAGCTAGCTGAACTATTCAGGGACAGCTCCAGAAAAGACAGTGACATACAAGCCAAACCAACTCTAAACGAACTCGCGTTGCAGTCGAATCCCGAAAAGTCTCATGTGTCGAGAACAAACTCTGTATGCAGCAGCAGCGAGAGTACCTCTAATGGAGATGTCTGGACTGAGAAGGAACGGCCAGTTGGATCTGCACAATGCTGCCTCCCTAGCTTGGGACCATGTCGTAGCTTCGGCGACCGGAGGAAGAAGGCGCGTTCAGCCATAGTTGTATAA
- the LOC111793052 gene encoding probable adenylate kinase 7, mitochondrial — protein MSVLSHLCTVARSLRHCHKSPIARRAYGSAAAVDYDYYEDDEEFERVSGDRSQGRAMVDSRGWVPRRGVQWVVLGDPGAKKHVYAERLSKLLEVPHISMGSLVRQELNPRSSIYQQIASSINEGKPVLEEIIFRLLSKRLEEGYCNGESGFILEGIPRTRNQAEILDQIADIDLVINFKTTEEPLIRKNLGSGNFSGLHGYSTICSSGSNQNLQPQDKEPKCLSATTEYSWKEKTSMEQRKPLEDYYRRQRKLVDFQVTGGPGETWQGLLEALHLQHINAVGSTQKLTT, from the exons ATGTCTGTTCTCAGCCACCTCTGCACGGTGGCGCGGTCTCTGCGCCACTGCCACAAGTCTCCGATCGCGAGAAGAGCGTATGGATCTGCGGCGGCGGTGGATTACGATTACTATGAGGACGACGAGGAATTCGAGAGAGTAAGTGGCGATCGGAGCCAAGGCAGGGCGATGGTGGACTCTCGAGGGTGGGTGCCGAGAAGAGGAGTGCAGTGGGTGGTTTTGGGAGACCCTGGCGCGAAGAAACATGTTTATGCTGAGAGGCTTTCGAAGCTTCTCGAGGTTCCTCATATTTCCATGGGGAGCCTTGTTCGTCAGGAGCTTAATCCTCGGTCTTCTATCTACCAGCAG ATTGCCAGTTCAATTAATGAAGGAAAGCCTGTTTTGGAAGAAATCATCTTCAGATTGTTGTCAAAGAGGCTAGAAGAAGGCTATTGCAATGGTGAATCAGGCTTCATTCTTGAAGGAATTCCAAGAACAAGGAATCAAGCT GAGATTCTCGACCAAATTGCAGATATTGATTTGGTCATTAATTTCAAAACCACTGAAGAGCCTTTGATTAGAAAGAATCTAGGTTCTGGGAACTTCTCTGGCTTACATGGATATAGCACCATATGCAGCTCTGGGAGTAATCAAAATCTTCAGCCACAGGACAAAGAGCCAAAATGCCTTTCTGCTACCACAGAATATTcctggaaagaaaaaacctcTATGGAGCAG AGGAAACCATTGGAAGATTACTACCGAAGACAGAGGAAACTTGTTGATTTTCAAGTAACAGGAGGACCTGGAGAAACATGGCAAGGGTTATTGGAAGCATTACATCTACAGCATATTAATGCTGTTGGTTCTACACAAAAGCTAACCACTTGA
- the LOC111793249 gene encoding uridine kinase-like protein 1, chloroplastic, protein MPEETTSIDYVMEAASGPHFSGLRLDGLISSPPSSSTSSPAHRSSLSASSAQVDANSPKQPFVIGVSGGTASGKTTVCDMIIQQLHDHRVVLVNQDSFYRGLTAEELERVHEYNFDHPDSFDTEQLLDCVEKLKSGQSYHVPIYDFKTHQRCVDSFRQVNASDVIIVEGILVFHDQRVRNLMNMKIFVDTDADVRLARRIRRDTVERGRDINSVLEQYAKFVKPAFDDFILPSKKYADVIIPRGGDNHVAIDLIVQHIHTKLGQHDLCKIYPNVTVIQSTFQIRGMHTLIRDRDISKHDFVFYSDRLIRLVVEHGLGHLPFTEKQVVTPTASVYTGVDFCKKLCGVSIVRSGESMENALRACCKGIKIGKILIHREGDNGKQLIYEKLPNDISERHVLLLDPVLATGNSANQAIDLLIQKGVPESHIIFLNLISAPEGIHCVCKRYPFLKIVTSEIDDGLNEEYRVVPGMGEFGDRYFGTDD, encoded by the exons ATGCCGGAAGAAACCACTTCGATAGATTACGTCATGGAAGCCGCCTCCGGACCTCATTTCTCCGGCCTCCGACTCGACGGGCTAATCTCCTCTCCACCTTCTTCCTCAACTTCTTCTCCCGCTCACCGCTCTTCACTCTCCGCTTCCTCTGCACAGGTCGATGCTAACTCTCCTAAGCAGCCTTTCGTCATCG GTGTTTCTGGAGGTACTGCGTCTGGGAAGACGACGGTGTGTGATATGATTATACAGCAACTCCATGATCATAGGGTTGTGCTGGTCAATCAG GACTCGTTTTACCGCGGGTTGACAGCCGAGGAACTAGAACGCGTGCACGAGTATAACTTTGATCATCCTG ATTCTTTTGACACCGAGCAGCTTTTGGATTGCGTCGAGAAGCTAAAGAGTGGGCAATCTTACCATGTCccaatttatgattttaagaCTCATCAACGCTGTGTAGATAGCTTTCGACAG GTAAATGCATCTGATGTTATCATCGTGGAAGGAATTCTGGTTTTCCATGACCAAAGAGTCCGCAATCTCATGAATATGAAGATATTTGTTGACACAG ATGCTGATGTGAGGCTTGCTCGTAGAATTAGACGTGATACCGTAGAAAGGGGCAGAGACATAAACTCCGTTCTTGAACAG TATGCGAAGTTTGTAAAACCTGCTTTTGATGATTTCATTCTGCCATCAAAGAAGTATGCTGATGTGATCATACCACGTGGAGGTGATAACCATGTTGCAATTGATTTGATTGTGCAACACATCCATACAAAGTTAGGCCAGCATGACCTATGCAAAATATACCCCAATGTTACTGTCATTCAATCAACATTTCAG ATTAGAGGCATGCATACATTAATTCGAGATCGGGACATCTCAAAGCACGACTTTGTTTTCTATTCAGACCGCCTTATACGTCTG gtTGTGGAGCATGGCCTTGGCCATTTGCCGTTTACTGAAAAACAAGTGGTCACTCCAACAG CATCTGTATACACTGGGGTTGATTTCTGCAAAAAACTATGTGGGGTATCCATCGTTCGAAG TGGTGAAAGCATGGAAAACGCGTTGCGTGCATGTTGCAAAGGGATAAAAATCGGGAAGATTCTGATTCACCGTGAGGGAGATAACGGGAAGCAG CTGATATACGAGAAATTACCGAATGATATATCGGAGCGACATGTCCTACTCCTCGATCCTGTTCTCGCTACCG GTAACTCAGCTAATCAAGCAATTGACCTACTCATACAGAAGGGAGTTCCAGAATCACACATCATATTCCTCAACTTGATATCT GCCCCGGAGGGAATTCACTGTGTTTGCAAACGATACCCGTTCTTGAAAATTGTCACTTCCGAGATCGACGATGGATTGAACGAAGAGTATCGTGTCGTACCAGGTATGGGTGAATTTGGCGACCGTTACTTTGGAACCGATGATTAG
- the LOC111792841 gene encoding putative calcium-binding protein CML19 — MDKLSCYKRVFDHFDMDGDGKISPPEVRECIAAVSGAEVSVVEAEEVVVAFDMDGDGGLDVEEFERFVDDRGEEEKVKELREAFKMYEMEGSGLITAVSLRRTLKKLGEFVSLEDCMAMIAKFDLDGDGVLSFDEFKVMMG, encoded by the coding sequence ATGGATAAGTTATCGTGCTACAAGAGAGTGTTCGATCATTTCGATATGGATGGAGATGGGAAGATTTCTCCGCCCGAGGTACGGGAGTGTATAGCAGCGGTATCAGGGGCGGAGGTCTCGGTGGTGGAGGCAGAGGAGGTGGTGGTCGCATTCGACATGGATGGAGATGGTGGACTCGACGTGGAGGAGTTTGAGAGGTTCGTCGACGACAGAGGGGAGGAGGAGAAGGTGAAAGAGCTTAGAGAAGCTTTTAAAATGTATGAAATGGAGGGGTCGGGATTGATTACGGCGGTGAGCTTGAGGAGGACGTTGAAGAAATTAGGAGAGTTCGTAAGTTTGGAGGATTGTATGGCCATGATTGCCAAGTTTGACCTTGACGGTGATGGTGTTCTGAGTTTTGATGAATTTAAGGTTATGATGGGatga
- the LOC111793250 gene encoding triacylglycerol lipase 2-like: protein MTYFRGFSTAVATVVLVVLGGCCGGGHGVVDVPTEELGICSSGVTIHGYKCQEIQVQTKDGYILSVQRIPEGRYGSDNGVKKQPVIIQHGVLVDGMTWLLNSPEQNLPLILADKGYDVWIANTRGTRFSRHHTSLDPSSPAFWDWSWDELVIYDLPAVFDHVSQETGHKIHYIGHSLGTLILIASLAEGKLVEQLQSVAFLSPIAYLSHMTTVIGAVAARSLLPQVVTKALGVEEFNPKGAAVGNFLKSLCFRPRVDCYDLLSAFTGKNCCLNSSTVELFLKNEPQSTSTKNMVHLSQIVRYGVLAKFNYGRMDYNLRHYGRINPPLYDLSKIPRDVPIFISYGGQDALSDLRDVGHLLEILKSHDVDKLTVQYIENYAHADFIMGINANDDVYKYVTAFITKHSSI, encoded by the exons ATGACCTATTTCAGGGGGTTTTCTACGGCGGTGGCCACGGTGGTGTTGGTGGTTCTCGGTGGTTGTTGCGGCGGAGGCCACGGCGTTGTTGATGTTCCGACCGAGGAACTCGGCATCTGTTCTTCTGGTGTCACCATTCATGGTTATAAGTGTCAGGAAATTCAG GTGCAAACGAAAGATGGTTATATTTTAAGTGTACAGAGGATTCCAGAAGGTCGATACGGGAGTGACAATGGAGTAAAAAAGCAACCCGTCATCATACAGCACGGTGTTCTTGTG GACGGGATGACATGGTTGTTGAATTCTCCGGAGCAGAACCTACCCTTGATCCTCGCCGATAAGGGCTACGACGTATGGATTGCCAACACTCGAGGCACTCGCTTCAGCCGTCACCACACCTCCCTCGACCCATCCTCCCCGGCCTTCTGGGACTGGTCGTGGGACGAGCTCGTCATCTACGACCTCCCCGCCGTCTTCGACCACGTCTCCCAAGAAACCGGCCACAAGATTCACTACATTGGCCATTCATTG GGAACGTTAATACTAATTGCTTCACTGGCGGAGGGGAAGCTGGTGGAGCAGCTGCAGTCGGTGGCGTTTTTGAGCCCCATTGCTTATCTCAGCCACATGACCACCGTTATCGGCGCCGTGGCCGCCCGGTCGTTGTTACCTCAG GTTGTTACCAAAGCTTTGGGTGTTGAAGAGTTCAATCCAAAAGG GGCGGCAGTGGGGAACTTTCTAAAATCGTTGTGTTTTCGTCCGAGAGTCGATTGCTATGACTTATTATCTGCTTTCACGG GCAAAAACTGTTGTCTCAATTCATCGACCGTTGAGCTCTTTCTCAAGAACGAACCTCAGTCGACATCGACTAAGAACATGGTTCACTTATCTCAAA TTGTTCGATATGGAGTATTGGCGAAGTTCAACTATGGAAGAATGGATTACAACTTGAGACACTACGGAAGAATCAATCCGCCGTTGTATGACCTCTCCAAAATTCCTCGTGACGTTCCGATCTTCATAAGCTACGGGGGTCAGGATGCTCTCTCGGATCTTCGAGACGTGGGTCACCTCCTTGAAATCTTAAAATCTCACGATGTCGACAAGCTTACTGTCCAATACATCGAAAATTACGCCCATGCCGATTTTATCATGGGCATCAACGCCAACGACGACGTTTACAAATATGTCACTGCTTTCATTACTAAGCATAGTTCGATCTAA